A genomic segment from Motilibacter aurantiacus encodes:
- a CDS encoding DUF1800 domain-containing protein — MSDPALHLARRAAWGPTPELVAEIRSLGTSAWLERQLRPAAIPDPAMDALLSRWPQLRWDIRTAHRSDKGWDTMMALSSAAVARACWSRRQLLEVLVDVWSNQLNVTNPSGEVWGTRHRYDRDVIRKHALGRFDDMLVGAIMHPAMLRFLDGASSNRWQPNENLGRELLELHTVGRASGYTERDVRDSARILTGLSVDWDRGPFVYKPQDHWTGPVRVLGFRHANATPAGGRKVAEAYLRYLAHHPATALNVARRLAVRFVSDTPSAKLVRTLAATYRRNGTAIVPVLRALFGSAEFWASEGRKARTPYESLVAAVRALGIAPPPSGTQGVLGLVWEAQSLGQPPLAWPRPDGYPDVASAWTGAAGTVQRWTTHLGLAGQWNRELGHPDQKSWLPSPLPMTYAALIDAVAARLFVPALTDRQRAAICTFFERRPGDPVKQGDPVLHWRLPHLIALILDAPQAVLR, encoded by the coding sequence GTGAGCGACCCCGCCCTGCACCTGGCCCGCCGCGCGGCATGGGGACCGACCCCCGAGCTCGTCGCGGAGATCCGCTCGCTGGGGACGAGCGCCTGGCTCGAGCGCCAGCTGCGCCCGGCCGCGATCCCGGACCCCGCGATGGACGCGCTGCTGTCCCGCTGGCCCCAGCTGCGCTGGGACATCCGCACCGCGCACCGCTCGGACAAGGGCTGGGACACGATGATGGCCCTCAGCTCCGCGGCGGTCGCCCGCGCCTGCTGGTCGCGCCGGCAGCTGCTCGAGGTGCTCGTCGACGTCTGGTCCAACCAGCTCAACGTCACGAACCCCTCCGGCGAGGTCTGGGGCACCCGCCACCGCTACGACCGCGACGTGATCCGCAAGCACGCGCTCGGCCGCTTCGACGACATGCTCGTCGGGGCGATCATGCACCCGGCGATGCTGCGCTTCCTCGACGGCGCGTCCAGCAACCGCTGGCAGCCGAACGAGAACCTCGGCCGCGAGCTGCTCGAGCTGCACACGGTCGGCCGGGCCAGCGGCTACACCGAGCGCGACGTCCGCGACTCCGCCCGGATCCTCACCGGGCTGTCGGTCGACTGGGACCGCGGGCCGTTCGTCTACAAGCCGCAGGACCACTGGACCGGCCCGGTCCGCGTGCTCGGCTTCCGGCACGCCAACGCGACCCCCGCCGGGGGGAGGAAGGTCGCCGAGGCGTACCTGCGCTATCTCGCGCACCACCCGGCGACGGCGCTCAACGTCGCCCGCCGGCTCGCCGTCCGCTTCGTCTCCGACACCCCGTCGGCGAAGCTGGTCCGCACGCTCGCCGCGACGTACCGCCGCAACGGCACCGCGATCGTGCCCGTGCTGCGCGCGCTGTTCGGCTCCGCGGAGTTCTGGGCGAGCGAGGGCCGGAAGGCCCGCACGCCGTACGAGTCGCTCGTCGCGGCCGTCCGCGCCCTCGGCATCGCGCCGCCCCCGTCGGGCACGCAGGGCGTGCTCGGCCTGGTGTGGGAGGCCCAGAGCCTCGGCCAGCCGCCGCTCGCCTGGCCCCGGCCGGACGGCTACCCGGACGTCGCGTCCGCATGGACCGGGGCGGCCGGAACGGTGCAGCGCTGGACGACGCACCTGGGCCTCGCCGGTCAGTGGAACCGGGAGCTCGGCCACCCGGACCAGAAGAGCTGGCTGCCTTCGCCGCTGCCGATGACGTACGCCGCTCTCATCGACGCCGTCGCGGCCCGACTGTTCGTGCCGGCGCTCACCGACCGGCAGCGCGCGGCGATCTGCACGTTCTTCGAGCGACGGCCGGGCGACCCGGTCAAGCAGGGGGACCCCGTCCTGCACTGGCGGCTGCCGCACCTGATTGCCCTGATCCTCGACGCACCCCAGGCGGTTCTGCGATGA
- a CDS encoding DUF1501 domain-containing protein: MSSSLKSAAPDCGCAEQRGLSRRTFLRASLATLAGIAGGGLLDLGGAQVALAEAGYTGDVLVVVSLRGGFDGLSAVVPAGDPGYAAARPGIAVPTSKLIAAGGMFGLHPALKPLEPLWRAGTFGAVHAVGQKDPTRSHFAAMEELERAAPGSSLRTGWIDRMVGASGATSTFAATSLGSTTTTTAFAGPQPELSLRNLPGFSLAGAGNETARWKAALAELHTSGPEAVVAAARRSLSALDTAAALPGASPLPEGVSYPEGSFGEALRDVARLIRGGVGARVAAVDLGGWDMHEGVGGVDGGWMARQLDQLARGLAAFAADLGEAFSRTTVVTLSEFGRRVQENGSGGLDHGNGNAVLLLGGGVAGGRVHGRWPGLSAGSLVEGDLAGTTDYRTLLAEILEARCGVPARTVFPGLAPARLGVVRAR, encoded by the coding sequence ATGAGCTCTTCGCTGAAGTCTGCCGCGCCTGACTGTGGCTGCGCCGAGCAGCGCGGGCTGTCGCGGCGTACGTTCCTGCGCGCCTCCCTGGCCACCCTCGCGGGGATCGCCGGGGGCGGGCTGCTCGACCTCGGCGGCGCCCAGGTCGCGCTGGCCGAGGCCGGCTACACCGGCGACGTGCTCGTCGTCGTCAGCCTGCGCGGCGGCTTCGACGGGCTCTCGGCCGTCGTGCCGGCGGGCGACCCCGGGTACGCCGCGGCGCGGCCGGGCATCGCCGTCCCCACGTCGAAGCTCATCGCCGCGGGCGGCATGTTCGGCCTGCACCCCGCGCTGAAGCCGCTGGAGCCGCTGTGGCGCGCCGGCACGTTCGGCGCCGTGCACGCGGTGGGGCAGAAGGACCCGACGCGCAGCCACTTCGCCGCGATGGAGGAGCTGGAGCGGGCCGCGCCCGGCTCGAGCCTGCGTACCGGCTGGATCGACCGGATGGTCGGCGCGAGCGGCGCGACGTCGACCTTCGCCGCGACCTCCCTGGGCTCGACCACGACGACGACCGCCTTCGCGGGCCCGCAGCCCGAGCTGAGCCTGCGCAACCTCCCCGGCTTCAGCCTGGCCGGCGCCGGCAACGAGACCGCCCGGTGGAAGGCCGCCCTGGCCGAGCTGCACACCAGCGGCCCCGAAGCCGTCGTCGCGGCGGCCCGGCGGTCGCTGTCGGCGCTCGACACCGCCGCCGCGCTGCCCGGGGCGTCGCCGCTGCCGGAAGGAGTCTCCTACCCGGAGGGCTCCTTCGGGGAGGCGCTGCGGGACGTGGCACGGCTGATCCGCGGAGGCGTGGGCGCGCGCGTCGCGGCCGTCGACCTCGGCGGCTGGGACATGCACGAGGGGGTCGGCGGTGTCGACGGCGGGTGGATGGCGCGGCAGCTGGACCAGCTGGCCCGCGGCCTCGCGGCGTTCGCGGCCGACCTCGGCGAAGCGTTCTCCCGGACGACCGTGGTGACGCTGTCGGAGTTCGGCCGCCGGGTGCAGGAGAACGGGTCCGGCGGGCTCGACCACGGCAACGGCAACGCGGTCCTGCTCCTCGGCGGCGGCGTCGCCGGCGGGCGCGTCCACGGGCGCTGGCCCGGGCTCTCGGCGGGATCGCTGGTCGAGGGCGACCTCGCCGGGACGACGGACTACCGCACGCTGCTCGCCGAGATCCTCGAGGCGCGGTGCGGGGTGCCGGCCCGGACGGTCTTCCCCGGGCTGGCGCCCGCGCGGCTGGGAGTGGTGCGGGCGCGGTAG
- a CDS encoding 2'-5' RNA ligase family protein yields MARTVELLLDEELDAEVRRVWAVLEAAGLPSQSLHPHESNRPHLTLGVANELVAGGEAELGRALRRLPLRLRLDGLVVFGGRRRTLAWLVTPSPGLVDLHAGVAQALAAYAPAPSPQHLPGRWTPHVTLAARLEPQERAAALDALDGLRAVEGSATGARSYDTSTRSVTPLV; encoded by the coding sequence GTGGCGCGGACGGTCGAGCTTCTCCTCGACGAGGAGCTCGATGCGGAGGTACGCCGTGTCTGGGCGGTCCTCGAGGCCGCGGGGCTGCCGAGCCAGTCGCTGCACCCCCACGAGTCCAACCGGCCGCACCTGACGCTGGGCGTCGCGAACGAGCTCGTCGCCGGCGGCGAGGCCGAGCTGGGACGGGCGCTGCGGCGCCTCCCGCTGCGGCTGCGGCTCGACGGGCTCGTGGTCTTCGGCGGCCGGCGGCGAACCCTCGCCTGGCTGGTCACGCCCTCACCCGGCCTCGTGGACCTGCACGCCGGGGTCGCGCAGGCCCTCGCGGCGTACGCCCCGGCCCCCAGCCCGCAGCACCTGCCCGGCCGCTGGACGCCCCACGTCACCCTCGCGGCCCGGCTCGAGCCGCAGGAGCGGGCCGCCGCGCTGGACGCGCTCGACGGGCTGCGCGCGGTGGAGGGGTCGGCGACGGGGGCGCGGTCGTACGACACCTCGACCCGCTCCGTCACACCGCTCGTTTGA
- a CDS encoding sensor domain-containing protein, translated as MSIAQWGTVAPPIDYAGIFHVTTTPSLVLDRDFTILDANPAYLRMTNRRSEELVGRYFFDAFPSNPAARDEEGARNLRRSLEQARDTGRPHTLELQKFDIPSTVPGRFVERFWSPTNLPVLDARGETTLILHRVLDVTDFVLNQRGDSEGTGLSGPSGSPADATSDLVARAWELQQLNAALRDARDQLSARAHFDPLTGLLVRSVFLESVGDALGRIPSRSDHPVAVLFVDLDRLKSVNDTYGHGAGDQLIRCAAERLKASVRPNDAVGRLGGDEFVVLLGELKNKDEATVVAERILENLAAPAQLAPGLTVQPSASIGVAVTDDPEMSADTLLSHADTAMYRAKQSGRNRWELFDEAAYTAITARQQLEAELSVALAADQLELHYQPIIDLRTDAVHAVEALLRWQHPTRGLLPAGEFIDVAEDSRVLLEIGRRVISLACLQLAAWDQELGELAPKRMFLNVSVAELAHPGLDEHVRAALAAAGIAPERLVLEITETGVLEDTHVVGSAVEGLLSLGCELAIDDFGTGYSSLSRLVQLPARILKIDRSFVRGLAADHESVAVVSAVLLLAHNLRKSVVAEGVEDPQALDALRELGCAYAQGFHLALPKPAAELTPIFAAVVPHAAPEEEYVV; from the coding sequence GTGAGCATCGCCCAGTGGGGCACAGTGGCCCCGCCCATCGACTACGCCGGGATCTTCCACGTCACCACGACGCCCAGTCTCGTCCTGGACAGGGACTTCACGATCCTGGACGCGAACCCGGCGTACCTGCGGATGACGAACCGCCGCAGCGAGGAGCTGGTGGGCAGGTACTTCTTCGACGCCTTCCCCTCGAACCCGGCGGCGCGGGACGAGGAGGGCGCCCGCAACCTGCGCCGCTCGCTGGAGCAGGCTCGCGACACCGGCCGCCCGCACACGCTCGAGCTGCAGAAGTTCGACATCCCCTCGACGGTGCCCGGGCGCTTCGTCGAGCGGTTCTGGAGCCCGACGAACCTGCCGGTCCTCGACGCCCGCGGCGAGACGACGCTGATCCTGCACCGCGTCCTCGACGTCACCGACTTCGTGCTCAACCAGCGCGGCGACAGCGAGGGCACCGGGCTGTCCGGGCCGTCCGGGTCGCCCGCCGACGCCACGAGCGACCTGGTCGCCCGCGCCTGGGAGCTGCAGCAGCTCAACGCGGCCCTGCGCGACGCCCGGGACCAGCTCTCGGCCCGCGCCCACTTCGACCCGCTCACCGGCCTGCTGGTGCGCAGCGTCTTCCTCGAGTCGGTCGGCGACGCGCTGGGGCGGATCCCGTCGCGGTCCGACCACCCGGTCGCCGTCCTCTTCGTCGACCTCGACCGGCTCAAGTCGGTCAACGACACGTACGGCCACGGCGCCGGCGACCAGCTCATCCGGTGCGCGGCCGAGCGGCTGAAGGCGAGCGTCCGCCCGAACGACGCGGTCGGCCGGCTCGGTGGCGACGAGTTCGTCGTCCTGCTCGGGGAGCTGAAGAACAAGGACGAGGCGACCGTCGTCGCCGAGCGCATCCTGGAGAACCTGGCCGCCCCGGCGCAGCTGGCCCCCGGGCTCACCGTGCAGCCGTCCGCGAGCATCGGCGTCGCGGTGACCGACGACCCGGAGATGTCCGCGGACACGCTGCTCTCGCACGCGGACACCGCGATGTACCGCGCCAAGCAGTCCGGCCGCAACCGGTGGGAGCTGTTCGACGAGGCGGCGTACACCGCCATCACGGCCCGCCAGCAGCTGGAGGCCGAGCTGTCGGTCGCCCTGGCCGCCGACCAGCTCGAGCTGCACTACCAGCCGATCATCGACCTGCGCACCGACGCCGTGCACGCGGTCGAGGCGCTGCTGCGGTGGCAGCACCCCACGCGCGGCCTGCTGCCGGCCGGGGAGTTCATCGACGTCGCCGAGGACAGCCGGGTGCTGCTCGAGATCGGCCGACGGGTCATCAGCCTGGCCTGCCTGCAGCTGGCCGCCTGGGACCAGGAGCTCGGCGAGCTGGCCCCGAAGCGGATGTTCCTCAACGTGTCGGTCGCCGAGCTCGCCCACCCGGGGCTGGACGAGCACGTCCGGGCAGCGCTGGCCGCGGCGGGCATCGCCCCCGAGCGGCTCGTGCTCGAGATCACGGAGACCGGCGTGCTCGAGGACACCCACGTCGTCGGGTCGGCCGTCGAGGGCCTGCTCTCGCTCGGCTGCGAGCTGGCGATCGACGACTTCGGCACCGGCTACTCCTCCCTGAGCCGCCTGGTCCAGCTGCCGGCCCGGATCCTGAAGATCGACCGCTCGTTCGTGCGCGGCCTCGCCGCCGACCACGAGTCGGTGGCCGTGGTGTCCGCGGTGCTGCTGCTCGCCCACAACCTGCGCAAGTCGGTGGTGGCCGAGGGCGTCGAGGACCCGCAGGCGCTCGACGCGCTGCGCGAGCTCGGCTGCGCGTACGCCCAGGGCTTCCACCTCGCGCTGCCGAAGCCCGCGGCGGAGCTCACCCCGATCTTCGCGGCCGTGGTGCCGCACGCGGCGCCGGAGGAGGAGTACGTCGTCTGA
- a CDS encoding zf-HC2 domain-containing protein: MTLPPLPPGPAPRCPVEGALAAYALRALPAEEAAEVEAHLRDCPGCRTALEEFRGLPALLDLLDPAEVVAGPPVPRLDQLDRLLSAAGRERRTHRYRRLAAVAAAVVLVAAGAGWVVGRETAPGERAGPTQAAAGNSHLNAQVTMADSAAGTQVTLRLSGISGRLDCRLVAVAKDGKREVAASWNVESDGVAVIEGNTGIPRAQLSTFDIVTPAGQTLMTMPVDPS; the protein is encoded by the coding sequence GTGACCCTGCCACCCCTCCCACCCGGCCCCGCGCCGCGCTGCCCGGTGGAGGGCGCGCTCGCGGCGTACGCGCTGCGCGCCCTGCCTGCGGAGGAGGCCGCCGAGGTCGAGGCCCACCTGCGCGACTGCCCGGGCTGCCGGACCGCGCTCGAGGAGTTCCGCGGGCTGCCCGCGCTGCTGGACCTGCTCGACCCGGCCGAGGTCGTCGCCGGTCCCCCCGTGCCGCGCCTGGACCAGCTGGACCGGCTGCTGTCCGCCGCCGGCCGGGAGCGGCGTACGCACCGCTACCGGCGGCTGGCCGCGGTCGCCGCCGCGGTGGTGCTCGTCGCCGCCGGCGCCGGCTGGGTCGTCGGCCGCGAGACCGCCCCCGGGGAGCGGGCGGGGCCGACGCAGGCCGCGGCGGGCAACAGCCACCTGAACGCGCAGGTCACCATGGCCGACTCGGCCGCCGGTACCCAGGTCACGCTGCGGCTGTCCGGCATCTCCGGCCGGCTGGACTGCCGGCTGGTCGCCGTGGCCAAGGACGGCAAGCGCGAGGTCGCCGCGAGCTGGAACGTCGAGTCCGACGGGGTCGCCGTCATCGAGGGCAACACCGGCATCCCGCGCGCGCAGCTGTCCACGTTCGACATCGTCACGCCCGCCGGGCAGACGCTCATGACGATGCCGGTCGACCCGTCCTAG
- a CDS encoding sigma-70 family RNA polymerase sigma factor — protein MAQRTAGEPLLRALWEEHGPALLAYATRLTGDRGRAEDIVQETLLRAWRHGDDLDVRAKGEGGGLRGWLFTVARHLAVDAHRARLARPREAGDDAVLAALPATDDIERALDSWVVADALAALSPAHREVLVETYYCGRSVAEAAAVLGVPPGTVKSRAHYALRALRLALEERGVTP, from the coding sequence GTGGCGCAGCGCACGGCGGGCGAGCCGCTCCTGCGCGCGCTGTGGGAGGAGCACGGCCCCGCGCTCCTGGCATACGCCACCCGGCTCACCGGCGACCGCGGCCGCGCCGAGGACATCGTGCAGGAGACGCTGCTGCGCGCCTGGCGCCACGGCGACGACCTCGACGTCCGGGCGAAGGGCGAGGGCGGAGGGCTGCGCGGCTGGCTGTTCACCGTCGCCCGCCACCTGGCCGTGGACGCGCACCGGGCCCGGCTCGCCCGGCCCCGGGAGGCCGGTGACGACGCGGTGCTCGCGGCGCTCCCGGCGACCGACGACATCGAGCGCGCGCTGGACTCCTGGGTCGTGGCCGACGCGCTGGCCGCGCTCTCGCCCGCGCACCGCGAGGTCCTCGTCGAGACCTACTACTGCGGACGGTCGGTGGCCGAGGCGGCGGCGGTGCTCGGCGTGCCCCCCGGCACCGTGAAGTCGCGGGCGCACTACGCCCTGCGCGCCCTCCGCCTCGCGCTGGAGGAGCGGGGGGTGACCCCGTGA
- a CDS encoding Rieske (2Fe-2S) protein encodes MPISPSNLPTGPVLGRRALLAGACGVCVGLVAGCGGGDSDTPATGAGTGTTSGGSSPSTGAGTAPSASASGSASASTGGGTAQGLVALADVPVGGAVAATAADGSTVLVAQPAAGQVVAFSAVCPHQGATVEVVGGNQLYCPRHGSAFNVTDGAVLQGPAESGLSPVSVRVEGDQVVAG; translated from the coding sequence GTGCCGATCTCCCCCTCGAACCTCCCGACCGGCCCCGTTCTCGGGCGCCGCGCCCTGCTCGCCGGGGCCTGCGGCGTCTGCGTGGGACTGGTCGCCGGCTGTGGCGGAGGCGACAGCGACACGCCCGCCACCGGCGCCGGGACCGGGACGACGTCCGGGGGCAGCTCGCCCTCGACGGGCGCCGGCACCGCCCCGTCGGCGTCCGCCTCCGGGTCCGCCTCCGCCTCGACCGGCGGGGGCACGGCCCAGGGCCTCGTCGCCCTCGCCGACGTCCCGGTCGGCGGCGCCGTGGCGGCCACGGCCGCCGACGGCAGCACGGTCCTCGTCGCCCAGCCGGCCGCGGGCCAGGTCGTCGCGTTCTCGGCCGTCTGCCCGCACCAGGGAGCTACCGTCGAGGTCGTGGGGGGCAACCAGCTCTACTGCCCGCGCCACGGGTCGGCGTTCAACGTCACCGACGGCGCGGTGCTGCAGGGGCCGGCGGAGTCGGGGCTGAGCCCGGTCTCGGTGCGCGTCGAGGGCGACCAGGTCGTCGCGGGCTGA
- a CDS encoding DUF2231 domain-containing protein, translating into MGPTQLSGLPAHPLLVHLVVASVPLAALLVTLAAVWPAARRRLGVLPPLVALVALVAVPVTANAGEWLADALQGGLAQPLPAVERHEDIANRLLPWVIGLFVVAVGAWALLRRAVVPVALRALVAVLAVVVSVGSTVAVYQAGHSGAEAVWDGVGTTG; encoded by the coding sequence GTGGGACCGACCCAGTTGAGCGGGTTGCCGGCACATCCGTTGCTGGTCCACCTGGTTGTCGCCTCGGTGCCGCTCGCCGCCCTGCTCGTGACCCTCGCCGCGGTCTGGCCGGCGGCCCGCCGCCGTCTCGGCGTCCTGCCCCCGCTGGTCGCGCTGGTCGCGCTGGTCGCGGTGCCGGTCACGGCCAACGCCGGCGAGTGGCTGGCCGACGCCCTGCAGGGCGGCCTCGCCCAGCCACTGCCCGCCGTCGAGCGCCACGAGGACATCGCGAACCGGCTGCTCCCCTGGGTGATCGGGCTGTTCGTGGTCGCGGTCGGTGCCTGGGCGCTGCTCCGCCGGGCGGTCGTGCCGGTCGCCCTGCGCGCCCTCGTCGCCGTCCTCGCGGTCGTGGTGTCGGTGGGCTCGACGGTGGCGGTGTACCAGGCCGGGCACAGCGGGGCCGAGGCCGTGTGGGACGGGGTGGGCACCACAGGCTGA
- a CDS encoding TetR/AcrR family transcriptional regulator yields MTAQQLDARRARGARTRVTVLDRAVELAASDGLEGLTLSRLAAALHVSKSGLFAHWASKEQLQLAAIEHARSQWATRVVAPALARPRGLPRLWGLHEERLAMYAADAVPGCFFVTVEAELAGRPGPLRSRVAEVLTEWLEVVEGAVARSVELGHLPAGLDPALLAYEVEAAGVAAAYQSRLLDPDVVAARSRRVVLDRLRSLATDASLLPDS; encoded by the coding sequence GTGACCGCGCAGCAGCTGGACGCCCGCCGCGCCCGGGGCGCGCGCACCCGGGTGACCGTGCTCGACCGCGCCGTCGAGCTCGCGGCGAGCGACGGGCTGGAGGGGCTGACCCTGTCCCGGCTGGCCGCCGCCCTGCACGTCAGCAAGTCCGGGCTGTTCGCGCACTGGGCGTCCAAGGAGCAGCTGCAACTGGCCGCCATCGAGCACGCCCGGTCGCAGTGGGCCACCCGCGTCGTCGCCCCCGCCCTCGCCCGCCCGCGCGGCCTCCCCAGGTTGTGGGGGCTGCACGAGGAGCGGCTCGCGATGTACGCCGCCGACGCCGTGCCGGGCTGCTTCTTCGTCACGGTGGAGGCCGAGCTCGCCGGCCGTCCCGGGCCGCTGCGCAGCCGCGTCGCCGAGGTGCTCACCGAGTGGCTCGAGGTCGTCGAGGGGGCGGTCGCACGCAGCGTCGAGCTCGGGCACCTGCCGGCCGGCCTCGACCCGGCCCTGCTCGCCTACGAGGTCGAGGCCGCCGGGGTGGCCGCGGCGTACCAGAGCCGGCTGCTCGACCCCGACGTCGTCGCCGCCCGGTCCCGCCGCGTCGTCCTCGACCGGCTCCGGTCACTGGCGACCGACGCTTCTCTGCTCCCCGATTCCTGA
- a CDS encoding acyl-CoA thioesterase: protein MQTGDTTGAGSSAQPESVGHVGYVEVHFDDLDALGMLHNSRYVVLVERALGAYWTERGYTFHDGRPTKPDVFQVVRELRITYSVPVTRPSRLAVHFWVETMGRSSATYRFRVMSEDRSVVHADGSRVVVRVDPATRRPTPWTDEARTDVREISAPSG from the coding sequence ATGCAGACCGGTGACACCACCGGCGCCGGCAGCAGTGCCCAGCCCGAGTCGGTGGGGCACGTCGGCTACGTCGAGGTCCACTTCGACGACCTCGACGCGCTGGGCATGCTGCACAACTCCCGCTACGTCGTGCTCGTCGAGCGGGCGCTCGGCGCCTACTGGACCGAGCGCGGCTACACGTTCCACGACGGCCGGCCGACCAAGCCGGACGTGTTCCAGGTGGTGCGCGAGCTGCGCATCACCTACTCGGTCCCGGTGACGCGCCCGAGCCGGTTGGCGGTGCACTTCTGGGTCGAGACCATGGGCCGCTCCAGCGCGACCTACCGCTTCCGCGTCATGTCCGAGGACCGCTCCGTCGTGCACGCCGACGGCAGCCGGGTGGTCGTGCGCGTCGACCCCGCGACGCGGCGGCCGACGCCGTGGACGGACGAGGCCCGGACCGACGTCCGGGAGATCAGCGCCCCGTCCGGATGA